The following proteins are co-located in the Acinetobacter shaoyimingii genome:
- a CDS encoding SulP family inorganic anion transporter, translated as MSENVLEKRFYPNDLLSGLVVFLVALPLCLGIASASGAPLIAGVIAGVIGGIVVGYLSGSHISVSGPAAGLAAIVLSLLSQLGGNYQAFLFCLVLAGLLQVAFGIFRLGSFANFIPTNVILGLLAAIGIILILNQIPHLIGIKIDLLKLHWRGGFETLAPHFDYGAGLIGLLSILLILVWDKTPLKKTQLPSALIAVIFAGVLNYIFIQTNSNLVVRNEHLIDLPNVFSDSETIFSFPDFSYWNHAVIYTGAITLAVVASIETLLNLEAADKMDPQKRASPPNRELFAQGIGNTFSGLIGGMPITSVIVRSSVNATSGSKTKFSAVFHGVLLAVALVFLTPLMNIVPLSALAAILILTGFKLASPMLFKRLYGEGWKQFLPFIITVIAIIATDLLIGIMVGLVISLIIILRNNLRRGVRVIHETHLHGKLTRIELAPNISFLNRAALVSALEKLKRGEQAVIDASNTYYIDPDVYSVIKDFKEGSAVTKKIDLKLIGFKAHYPEIVEDELDINVSTQEVQRHLTPEQVLQLLKEGNYRFVNHERLHHNIARQIQVTSQSGQHPFAAVLGCMDSRAPTERIFDVGIGDLFSLRIAGNIAGEKVLGSLEFACKSKGSKLIVVLGHTDCGAVTAACQLYEQKKDITQLTETPHVQYFLKPIMDAADTVTKEQPGCHLTSSFVHAVTVLNVQNNIRYILQNSDVLRAMVEKNEINIVGAIYDVHTGKVDFM; from the coding sequence AGCGGATCGCATATTAGTGTATCTGGTCCTGCTGCTGGACTTGCCGCAATTGTATTATCGCTGTTGAGTCAGCTGGGTGGAAATTATCAAGCCTTTCTCTTCTGTTTGGTTTTAGCGGGTTTATTACAAGTTGCATTTGGTATTTTTAGATTAGGTTCATTTGCCAACTTTATTCCCACCAACGTTATTTTAGGTTTGCTGGCTGCTATTGGTATTATCCTTATTCTCAATCAGATTCCTCATTTAATTGGGATTAAAATCGATTTATTAAAACTGCACTGGCGTGGTGGGTTTGAGACGTTGGCGCCACATTTTGATTATGGTGCAGGGCTGATTGGTTTATTGAGTATTTTGCTGATTTTGGTTTGGGATAAAACCCCACTGAAAAAGACCCAATTACCTTCAGCGTTAATTGCGGTCATCTTCGCTGGAGTGTTGAATTATATTTTTATTCAAACCAATTCAAATCTTGTTGTGCGTAATGAACATCTGATTGATCTGCCCAATGTCTTTTCAGACTCAGAAACCATTTTTAGTTTCCCTGACTTTTCTTATTGGAATCATGCAGTCATTTATACAGGTGCAATTACCTTAGCAGTCGTAGCTTCAATTGAGACGTTACTGAATTTGGAAGCGGCCGATAAAATGGATCCGCAAAAAAGAGCATCACCACCGAACCGTGAATTGTTTGCACAAGGTATAGGCAATACTTTTTCAGGTTTAATCGGCGGCATGCCAATTACATCGGTCATTGTACGTAGTTCTGTGAATGCAACAAGCGGATCAAAAACTAAATTTTCAGCTGTGTTTCATGGTGTGCTATTGGCAGTGGCATTGGTGTTTTTAACACCCTTAATGAATATTGTGCCTTTATCTGCACTGGCTGCCATTCTGATTCTTACTGGTTTTAAACTCGCAAGCCCTATGCTATTTAAGCGTCTATACGGTGAAGGCTGGAAGCAATTCTTACCATTTATTATTACGGTGATTGCAATTATTGCGACTGATCTACTGATTGGTATTATGGTGGGGCTGGTGATCAGCTTGATCATCATTTTACGTAATAATTTGCGCCGCGGTGTGCGAGTGATTCATGAAACACATTTGCATGGCAAATTAACCCGCATTGAGTTGGCACCAAATATTTCTTTTTTAAACCGAGCGGCTTTAGTGTCTGCTTTGGAAAAATTAAAACGCGGTGAGCAAGCGGTAATTGATGCTTCAAACACCTATTACATTGATCCAGACGTATATTCGGTGATTAAGGATTTTAAAGAAGGTTCAGCAGTCACTAAAAAAATTGATTTGAAACTGATTGGATTTAAAGCGCATTATCCTGAAATTGTTGAAGATGAATTGGATATCAATGTCAGTACGCAGGAAGTACAGCGCCATTTAACGCCTGAGCAAGTGTTACAGCTGCTTAAAGAAGGCAATTATCGCTTTGTAAATCATGAGCGTTTGCATCATAACATTGCTCGTCAGATTCAAGTCACGTCGCAATCGGGGCAACACCCATTTGCTGCAGTATTGGGATGTATGGATTCTCGTGCACCGACAGAGCGTATTTTTGATGTCGGTATTGGAGATTTATTTAGTCTTCGGATTGCAGGAAATATCGCAGGTGAGAAAGTTTTAGGTTCTTTGGAATTTGCTTGTAAAAGTAAGGGATCTAAATTGATTGTGGTGCTAGGGCATACAGACTGTGGTGCAGTCACGGCAGCTTGCCAACTGTATGAGCAAAAGAAAGATATTACTCAACTCACTGAGACACCCCATGTGCAGTATTTCTTGAAACCCATTATGGATGCAGCAGATACAGTGACCAAAGAACAACCGGGTTGTCATTTAACCAGTAGCTTTGTACATGCGGTGACCGTACTCAATGTTCAAAATAATATTCGTTATATTTTGCAAAATAGTGATGTTTTAAGAGCAATGGTTGAGAAAAATGAAATTAACATTGTCGGTGCGATTTATGATGTGCATACGGGCAAAGTCGATTTTATGTAA
- a CDS encoding SDR family oxidoreductase, whose translation MSKHDLKGKTVLITGGAKNLGGLISRKFAEQGANLVIHFNSESARADAEETLSAVQALGSKAITIQADLSDISKIEALFLKAKETFGGVDIAINTVGRVLKKPFLETTETEFDSMSDINSKIAYFFIQSAGKHLNNDGKICTIVTSLLAAYTGLYSTYEGLKAPVEHYTRAASKEFGERGISVTAVAPGPMDTPFFYGQEAPEAVAYHKSASALGGLTKIEDIEPLVRFLVTDGWWITGQTIFANGGYTTR comes from the coding sequence ATGTCAAAACATGATTTGAAAGGTAAAACTGTACTCATCACTGGCGGTGCAAAAAATTTAGGTGGCTTAATTTCTAGAAAATTTGCCGAACAAGGTGCCAATTTAGTGATTCATTTTAACAGTGAAAGCGCACGAGCAGATGCTGAAGAAACGCTTAGCGCTGTACAAGCCTTAGGTTCCAAAGCAATTACCATTCAAGCCGATTTATCAGATATTTCAAAAATTGAAGCGCTATTCCTTAAAGCCAAAGAAACATTTGGGGGTGTCGATATTGCAATCAATACAGTAGGTCGTGTTCTCAAAAAACCGTTTTTGGAAACCACTGAAACTGAATTTGATTCGATGAGTGATATTAATTCCAAAATTGCTTATTTCTTTATCCAATCTGCAGGTAAACATTTAAATAACGACGGTAAAATTTGTACCATTGTGACCAGTTTACTGGCGGCTTATACAGGTCTATATTCCACCTATGAAGGCTTAAAAGCACCCGTTGAACACTATACCCGCGCAGCATCTAAAGAGTTTGGGGAGCGTGGAATTTCTGTGACAGCCGTTGCTCCAGGTCCAATGGATACCCCATTTTTCTATGGACAAGAAGCGCCTGAAGCTGTGGCTTATCACAAATCTGCTTCTGCGCTAGGTGGCTTAACCAAAATCGAAGACATTGAACCTTTAGTTCGCTTTTTAGTAACAGATGGTTGGTGGATTACTGGTCAAACGATTTTTGCCAATGGTGGTTACACCACACGTTAA